A genomic region of Caulobacter sp. NIBR2454 contains the following coding sequences:
- a CDS encoding CoA pyrophosphatase encodes MSAPFRAAEQRAFITSRLDTLRSFDPDCGGGFRSDFDLNPEMTVMEPVKLREAAVLVPLVERPDGLTVILTRRADTLRNHAGQIGFPGGRIDPGETPWDAALREADEEIALNPAFVQLAGLSTAYRTGTGYHVIPVVGFIQPGFTLTASAAEVADVFEVPFDFLMNPANHHQQSYDMPDGTKRWFYAMPWGDRYIWGATAGMLRALWDRLYGED; translated from the coding sequence GTGAGCGCGCCGTTCCGAGCGGCTGAGCAGCGGGCCTTCATCACCAGCCGCCTCGACACGCTGCGCAGTTTCGATCCCGACTGCGGGGGCGGCTTCCGCTCCGACTTCGACCTCAATCCCGAAATGACGGTGATGGAGCCGGTGAAACTGCGGGAGGCGGCGGTGCTGGTCCCGTTGGTCGAGCGGCCGGATGGGCTGACGGTGATCCTCACCCGCCGGGCGGACACCCTGCGCAACCACGCAGGCCAGATAGGCTTCCCTGGCGGGCGCATCGATCCTGGCGAGACGCCATGGGACGCGGCCCTGCGCGAGGCGGATGAGGAGATCGCCCTCAACCCCGCCTTCGTCCAGCTGGCGGGACTGTCGACGGCCTATCGCACCGGAACCGGCTACCATGTCATTCCCGTGGTGGGGTTCATCCAGCCTGGCTTTACGCTGACCGCCAGCGCGGCGGAGGTGGCGGACGTGTTCGAGGTCCCCTTCGACTTCCTGATGAACCCGGCAAATCATCATCAGCAGTCCTACGATATGCCGGACGGGACCAAGCGCTGGTTCTACGCCATGCCTTGGGGCGACCGGTACATCTGGGGCGCCACGGCGGGCATGCTGCGCGCCCTGTGGGACCGCCTTTACGGCGAGGATTGA
- a CDS encoding CCA tRNA nucleotidyltransferase, protein MSDPATQAVINALEAAGGAGCARFVGGCVRNTLLNRPVDDIDIATSLLPDQTIKAIEAAGLRAIPTGIEHGTVTAISNSRPFEITTLRHDVETDGRHAVVAFTDDWAQDAARRDFRLNALYADATGLIFDPTGEGVADAKAGRIVFVGDPATRIEEDYLRILRFFRFFALYGRGDADAAALAACAAAKEMLARCSAERIAKELLKLLAADDPRPAVRLMAASGVLGVVLPEAGSLARFEGLVEVETEQLFTCDPDLRLAALAAGDEAAVGAMADRLRLSNAQKSRLQAAAGQEPRIVSWMSPREARRTIYALGQNTFADRIKLAWAAADRSAVTPQWRGLLALAETWTPPPFPISGDEILSAGVPKGPLVGQVRREVETWWIDQDFLDDKFSVIERLKAVAQGLAY, encoded by the coding sequence ATGAGCGATCCAGCCACCCAGGCGGTGATCAACGCGCTGGAGGCGGCTGGCGGCGCGGGCTGCGCGCGGTTCGTCGGCGGCTGTGTGCGCAACACCCTGCTGAACCGGCCGGTGGACGACATCGACATCGCCACAAGTCTGCTGCCCGACCAGACGATCAAGGCCATCGAGGCCGCCGGCCTGCGCGCGATTCCCACGGGGATCGAGCACGGCACGGTGACGGCGATCAGCAACAGCCGCCCCTTCGAGATCACCACCTTGCGCCATGACGTGGAGACCGACGGTCGCCACGCCGTGGTGGCGTTCACTGACGACTGGGCGCAGGACGCGGCGCGTCGTGATTTCCGCCTCAACGCCCTCTATGCCGACGCCACGGGCCTGATCTTCGACCCGACGGGCGAGGGCGTGGCAGACGCCAAGGCGGGCCGCATCGTCTTCGTGGGCGATCCGGCCACGCGGATCGAGGAGGACTATCTGCGCATCCTGCGTTTCTTCCGCTTCTTCGCTCTGTACGGTCGCGGCGATGCGGATGCGGCGGCCCTCGCGGCCTGCGCGGCGGCCAAGGAGATGCTGGCGCGCTGCTCAGCGGAACGCATCGCCAAGGAGCTCCTGAAGCTGCTCGCCGCCGATGATCCAAGGCCCGCCGTGCGCCTGATGGCCGCCAGCGGCGTTTTGGGCGTGGTGTTGCCCGAGGCGGGGAGCCTGGCCCGCTTTGAAGGCCTTGTGGAGGTCGAGACCGAGCAACTGTTCACCTGCGACCCTGACCTGCGTCTGGCCGCCCTGGCCGCAGGCGATGAAGCCGCCGTCGGCGCCATGGCCGACCGCCTGCGCCTGTCCAACGCCCAGAAGAGCCGCCTCCAGGCCGCGGCGGGACAGGAGCCCCGGATCGTCAGCTGGATGAGCCCGCGAGAGGCCCGCCGCACGATCTACGCCCTGGGGCAGAACACCTTCGCCGACCGGATCAAGCTGGCCTGGGCCGCCGCCGATCGCTCAGCTGTGACGCCGCAGTGGCGGGGCCTGCTGGCCCTGGCCGAAACCTGGACACCGCCGCCGTTCCCGATCAGCGGCGACGAAATCCTGTCGGCCGGCGTGCCGAAAGGACCGCTCGTCGGCCAGGTTCGGCGTGAGGTCGAGACCTGGTGGATCGACCAGGATTTCCTCGACGACAAGTTCTCGGTCATCGAGCGGCTGAAGGCCGTCGCGCAGGGTCTGGCCTACTAG
- a CDS encoding Isoquinoline 1-oxidoreductase subunit encodes MRAHTLMMLTGVVALTGAVALSSGQAAAPKAVTPQGLKPVSAFTAIADPTARSQALFVEAGKVIQHPRCMNCHPADRTPTQGMAMKPHNPPMKAGEAGHGVPGLPCLSCHHAKNVPAMGDNIRSVPGDPKWALAPIEMAWQGRSLGQICAQIKDPARNGGKTLAELHHHMAEDHLVGWGWNPGAGREPAPGDQKRFGELIKAWIDTGAACPA; translated from the coding sequence ATGCGCGCACACACCCTCATGATGCTGACTGGCGTCGTCGCCCTCACCGGAGCAGTCGCTCTCTCGAGTGGACAGGCCGCGGCGCCCAAGGCCGTTACGCCGCAAGGTTTGAAGCCTGTCAGCGCCTTCACCGCCATCGCTGATCCGACGGCGCGGTCGCAGGCCCTGTTCGTGGAGGCGGGCAAGGTCATTCAGCACCCTCGCTGCATGAACTGTCACCCCGCAGACCGCACGCCGACGCAAGGCATGGCCATGAAGCCGCACAATCCGCCGATGAAGGCCGGAGAGGCCGGCCATGGCGTTCCCGGTCTGCCCTGCCTGTCCTGCCATCACGCGAAGAATGTCCCGGCCATGGGCGACAATATCCGCAGCGTGCCAGGGGATCCCAAGTGGGCGCTGGCGCCGATCGAGATGGCCTGGCAGGGCCGGTCGCTTGGCCAGATCTGCGCTCAGATCAAGGACCCCGCGCGCAATGGCGGCAAGACCTTGGCCGAGCTGCATCACCATATGGCCGAGGACCATCTGGTCGGCTGGGGCTGGAATCCCGGCGCAGGGCGGGAACCGGCGCCTGGCGACCAGAAGCGCTTTGGCGAACTGATCAAGGCGTGGATCGACACGGGCGCCGCCTGTCCCGCCTGA
- a CDS encoding GNAT family N-acetyltransferase, whose protein sequence is MTINTASLDAAYEISLETPADAAAIEALLNRAFGPGRFVKVSERLREGNRPLSDLCLTARSDGEVVGSVRLWPVQIGGAPCAFLGPLAVDPSRQGEGLGQALVAAACEAAASAGWPAVLLVGHPPFFAKVGFVQASTDIRLPGPVEARRLLIRALRDGGADNLAGDVVIDPASAPLS, encoded by the coding sequence ATGACCATCAACACCGCTTCTCTCGACGCCGCCTACGAAATTTCCCTGGAGACCCCGGCCGACGCCGCGGCCATCGAGGCGCTGCTGAACCGCGCCTTCGGTCCAGGCCGTTTCGTGAAGGTCTCGGAACGCCTGCGGGAGGGCAATCGGCCCCTGTCGGACCTGTGCCTGACCGCTCGCTCTGACGGCGAGGTGGTCGGGTCCGTGCGGCTGTGGCCGGTGCAAATCGGCGGAGCGCCCTGCGCGTTTCTTGGCCCTTTGGCCGTCGACCCCTCCCGTCAGGGCGAAGGCCTGGGCCAGGCCCTGGTTGCGGCCGCCTGCGAGGCCGCGGCTTCGGCCGGCTGGCCGGCGGTGCTGCTGGTGGGGCATCCGCCGTTCTTCGCCAAGGTCGGGTTCGTCCAGGCCTCCACCGACATTCGCCTGCCGGGGCCGGTAGAGGCGCGGCGGCTGCTGATCCGCGCCCTGCGCGACGGCGGGGCGGACAACCTGGCTGGCGATGTCGTGATCGATCCAGCCTCGGCGCCGCTTTCCTGA
- a CDS encoding DUF1285 domain-containing protein, whose product MTQDQKTGLDGVAEAAKAAGARGLPPVHLWHPEHCGEIDIKIARDGLWFHEGTPIGREALVRLFSTVLRKDPDGFHLVTPVEKMRIQVEDAPFIAVRVDRVGEALRFLTNVGDEVEAGPENEIRVEMEAATGEPRPYLHVRRGLEALIARPVFYELVEMAVERDTQDGRRFCVASNGVWFPVGPAGVGGS is encoded by the coding sequence ATGACGCAGGATCAGAAGACCGGGCTGGATGGCGTGGCCGAGGCGGCGAAAGCCGCCGGCGCGCGCGGCCTGCCGCCGGTCCACCTTTGGCATCCTGAACATTGCGGCGAAATCGACATCAAGATCGCCAGGGACGGCCTGTGGTTTCACGAGGGAACCCCCATCGGCCGCGAGGCGCTGGTCCGCCTGTTCTCCACCGTCCTGCGCAAGGACCCTGACGGGTTCCACCTCGTCACGCCGGTGGAGAAGATGCGCATCCAGGTCGAGGACGCGCCTTTCATCGCCGTGCGTGTCGATCGCGTCGGCGAAGCCTTACGTTTCTTGACCAATGTCGGCGACGAGGTCGAGGCGGGGCCGGAAAACGAAATCCGCGTCGAGATGGAGGCCGCTACGGGCGAGCCGCGACCCTACCTGCATGTGCGCCGGGGCCTTGAGGCTTTGATCGCTCGACCGGTCTTCTACGAACTGGTCGAGATGGCGGTCGAGCGCGATACCCAGGATGGCCGCCGCTTCTGCGTGGCGTCCAACGGCGTCTGGTTTCCGGTGGGGCCGGCGGGAGTGGGCGGTTCGTGA